The nucleotide window AATTGTGTATAATGCTTTAGACCATGGAATTAATTGATCAAGCATTTGATTTACTGAATCTGCTTGAACAGCTTTTGGTTTAAAGTCTGTTCCATTTTCAAAATCTGTGAATAACGATAGTGCTGGATGAACACGTACATCCGCAATTAAAAGCTCACCCATGATGCCGCGTAAATGCTCTGCTGCACGAGCACCGCCTACAGAACCATACGAGACGATACCTGCTGCTTTGTTGTTCCATTCTTCACGTAAATAATCCAGAGCATTTTTTAAAGCGCCTGTAATAGAATGATTGTATTCTTGTACGATAAATACAAAGCCGTCTTGCTTTGCAATAATTTCTGACCAGCCTTTTGCACCTGACGCATCTTGCCCTGGCTCCCCTAATAACGGTAGCTTATAATCTGCAATATCAATAACTGTATAATTTGCGTCTCCACGTTGATCCGCGATTTCCTTTACCCATTGCGCAACTTGTGGACTTACACGCCCCTCACGTGTTGATCCTATAATAATTCCGATGTTTAATTGTGCCATTGTATGCTCCTCCCCTGTTTTTGTACCAAATAATTTATCTAAAAATCCCATGAAAAATACCTCCTTCATGTCAAAAGGAAACAAAATTTCAAAGTCGTTTTGCACCTTTTACATAACTAAATGATTTTATCTCAAATTCAAGATAATTTAATTTG belongs to Lysinibacillus louembei and includes:
- a CDS encoding NADPH-dependent FMN reductase, whose translation is MGFLDKLFGTKTGEEHTMAQLNIGIIIGSTREGRVSPQVAQWVKEIADQRGDANYTVIDIADYKLPLLGEPGQDASGAKGWSEIIAKQDGFVFIVQEYNHSITGALKNALDYLREEWNNKAAGIVSYGSVGGARAAEHLRGIMGELLIADVRVHPALSLFTDFENGTDFKPKAVQADSVNQMLDQLIPWSKALYTIR